One genomic region from Plasmodium berghei ANKA genome assembly, chromosome: 4 encodes:
- a CDS encoding kinase-related protein PKRP codes for MQLQTRGHTLLKTEPNKDTHISRNVNNELVLNVQEIYKSKCNHDNNKVMAQSYMAKLWNNLGSLGSNKIIDPQNICVSLKLQINVKNTDPERNKNYCIYFDINPSGIMSKNKQKIFYQYKPITEKNEDTFESLSNEEKVKHFAKQASRLAGKIIQHKQSKYKLLKVLQSAIYGTVYLSEIIEDVNKKLINTKKAIKILSKHLIEMAKERIQEDPLSEYYYRDSMSGHSNILICDSIFDDAAYIYMVMPFAMHGDLFEVMKNRNKAFSEEESRYLFYQILLAIKFLHSKEMALRDISLENVLLFENETNGLIYPVLNDPGQALHFNVNNKNEVILEEYTKTFGKIFRPPEIHAKCKYDPTKVDVFCVGYILYFCLTKQELFRSSVEKDIYWNMLVHKNYRELLTDKNGIHLSNDAVDLIFHCLDPNFQTRYSINQVLSHTWFKRNMYPVHNVSLYLNNDTRSEQNGKKSIFKFSIEIHQYAKKNNVKIDKNSIMEFFIYEHVYMKPDYRTPIQNKCNNTLLTSCCTFYPSISPSFVYGNKSVFPGNVIPMIQGNAPHPSNNNNTYLMPTHHTRNIHISSDDTKNFVMKTNPSFTAPTMKENNIRNNMSNCEKAQLIINSFHTKVSSINKRYNNNEKNLNNRWISINRNDSGNICTRKTDLCKKYIIFDNQAKIGKKNFLHIKNNLTKSKELIKKCSNLSEKSKIKILNSHIRNIYRLIELKKKRNKNNFPQEKCRICSEKIKEGSNTIITSITNLPNGNKSVKYRNATREISPKDENNEGDVLTTPIVESMNKKSEVVANETEVKYQSSSENIITAIRKNHDKTLQLNIQSNDNEIRLLKCDENIISRSRQKHLEPNGIQCNNISYMDKIITEDNNNNDNIIGLSNDIYSEKMDNEKSDASLTATENSYNNIEMKKSKSFIESKNKVRDNGNSFNRISNILSVHNRSSNICSIHNIVCKYRCWNRRPFNSNILDGNSAQNFDWVTLSCIESNSNSVVEKIYSNPSVSHTNVLENNETLETDDYNNEEYKYIKKIFESEEYINVNNLASFYEKNYSTEQANEKIKEEKVDAVFCEKDKNCYDGNIFPLIELNDPVHRKNNDADIVNEKIGMKCEDNSNKYTDSPVCNVVFNSCDISLMNNELKDDGMHKIISNDNEQKCGYINTLSNVENVRKNEMKSKNICNSKTEEICNSTNDSKNNSSENIKIKVLNNNKNFLNKIGITRMSEECINHILIRDNEKREYIEVEEEEIENYNPHKFMDQIHCKLENELEKEIKWEEHNLENESINNLDSSFFILINPNKDIEKSTTLLKKETNIYMDKLENREMIYFGNSKNEDPEQRIVVSNLVDSEYKSKINIERTRVANVGDIFYSEDNGKKGMTKIKETKNIYSKEIKKKKKNDLAKKNTSKISEIKKINTNGGKEKSKIKKLIKYIFDNKMKKNKNVLGNNKIQPKVANQNIDVTDGVIKDKKSQNKKDSENVQKNKNNVGSILNAPSYSNKKGMGKNKTKGNNVTENKIQKFKRHILVEFDQKYENIEKTNRYIDKLEKDRRNEIYKNNGGRYSKKPNMKNYNQNNTAPLIPSFRKTIGTVLSNDKDSKYYNILRKNKNVNNDLQAEILKNKQNIKTESNKTHELKNSKSTEDSYRNTRNFKNKKNLNKDKKIKLTNVSGTCATGEFETKQIKKQGNEIFKTDAETSNEMKNNHRLLVNKIKKNNQKNSLCKNSIPKKNTSSKYWNKDYRKNLKLRKSGNLKKQIDDNLSKMFSKNVFPKEERRKDDAKIFNGNNSMIKSGNEYNKKIKAFSTSLYNDNKIGNKYETEKKKKNTLFDCFKKIDETKENTNNESKEINNQKNVLSWVTKNNNALMKCETTKEIDNVVDDNLCISNTRHSMDNNKESIKIGQNSTLNELKNILGSLYNDITFVNALNCLNTNGGEKKTEKKTEKKYNFDENITLSKYLNSLNEGSIKYNKDLKKNTMMSTFINLENEKLDNKYNLDTTKKGTQKYDGISKLEKWKYLKKENNESNCVIKKKNGNTNSKNGESKKLKSKIFEKYPQERQTSQNKGKQIYPFLKRKNGKNIQTGCENDKKYIEEKCNKSLNSLEERKLCIQYLNKNLKNKIKKMNKKNVLNDGIVDYRMAKTEKTGKRVKDKEMLRNDNGNCIVSIGETSEENKDKRNRNYQIQKKENRQGNIISNKHCNRNTKICMDDNIGGNKREDNFLNLNGVYENDDIGYYYSHFEQIFKNEKGEEIKRRKIENEKTDEKNYSGSHCSDIKELDKNLNKNGMRINKNGNRTTLNEMNITSALKSVDKENINPYRYIFGGIETKHVDNNFSEHSQIIKMNEKQKIVKKNFNEKDYMRKLIPDINQDCNNDNNKENISSGALNIEIFMRNYEPNYVGEDYENTGDSRKYDHEHIYHSEQRKEKPKQWNNENATSSYKKSDKELNEETNIKIINNPKENIFEGYQNNNTRNIFSLYPNKWEQFFEIHNMSQWDEAEKELGNESTNEEIAKELNNLVLRRNNQERCIDENVPQIANDQTGVIGNDNLVTGISQSTNVNKTINKCNHGENETYLTGDISEYVKVGNYEVYTESTLGEDLENSMGNSVDIPNRSEILQVAFYGIHDNIPRIINGNDIPRRYIDDIGDNYSKVLNELININNDVPINENGSFIDNPFNYENHSNEINNNDNTTINAYNTHEENCVVNTKQCYYNGVAIF; via the exons ATGCAGCTACAAACAAGAGGGCATACTCTTCTAAAAACCGAACCGAATAAAGACACCCATATTAGCAGAAATGTAAATAACGAATTGGTGTTGAATGTTCAggaaatttataaaagtaAATGCAAccatgataataataaagtaaTGGCTCAGTCATATATGGCCAAGTTATGGAACAACTTAGGCTCATTAGGAtcaaacaaaattattgacccccaaaatatatgtgttTCCTTAAAGTTGCAAattaatgtaaaaaatacagATCCCGAAAGAAACAAGAActattgcatatattttgatattaaCCCGTCTGGAATTATGTCtaaaaacaaacaaaaaatattttatcagTATAAGCCGATtactgaaaaaaatgaagacaCTTTTGAAAGTTTATCAAACGAAGAGAAAGTGAAACAT TTCGCAAAACAAGCATCACGACTGGCCgggaaaataatacaacATAAACAAtccaaatataaattattgaaGGTACTTCAGTCAGCTATATATGGAACTGTTTATTTGTCTGAGATAATTGAAGATGTTAATAAGAAATTGATCAATACAAAAAAagcaataaaaatattatcaaagCATCTTATAGAAATGGCTAAGGAGAGAATACAAGAGGATCCATTGTCTGAGTACTATTATAGAGATAGTATGAGTGGGCatagtaatatattaatatgtgATAGCATTTTTGATGATgctgcatatatatacatggtTATGCCTTTTGCTATGCATGGTGATTTATTTGAAGTTATGAAAAATAGGAATAAAGCATTTTCAGAAGAAGAATCGcgatatttattttatcaaattttattagctataaaatttttgcATTCAAAAGAAATGGCATTAAGGGACATATCATTAGAAAATGTgcttttatttgaaaatgaaacaaaTGGCCTTATTTATCCTGTTTTGAATGATCCGGGGCAAGCCCTCCATTTTAATgttaataacaaaaatgaaGTAATATTAGAAGAGTATACAAAAACatttggaaaaatatttaggCCACCTGAAATACATGCAAAATGCAAATATGATCCAACAAAAGTTGATGTATTTTGTGTAgggtatatattatatttttgtctaACAAAACAGGAGTTATTTAGATCGTCTGTAGAAAAGGATATATATTGGAACATGCTAGTACATAAAAACTATAGAGAATTATTAActgataaaaatggaattcATTTATCTAATGATGCAGTcgatttaatttttcattgttTAGATCCAAACTTTCAAACAAGATATAGTATTAATCAGGTTCTAAGTCATACGTGGTTTAAACGCAATATGTACCCAGTTCATAATGTTAGtttatatttgaataatGATACAAGATCGGAACAAAATGGGAAGAAATCTATATTTAAGTTTTCAATAGAAATACATCAATATgccaaaaaaaataatgtgaaaatagataaaaattcaatcatggaattttttatttatgagCATGTTTATATGAAACCTGATTATAGAACTCCGATCCAAAATAAATGCAATAATACGCTTTTGACCTCTTGTTGCACCTTCTACCCTAGCATTTCTCCTTCTTTTGTATATGGAAATAAATCCGTTTTTCCTGGAAATGTGATACCTATGATTCAAGGTAACGCTCCTCATCCTAGTAATAACAATAACACTTATTTGATGCCTACACACCATACAagaaatattcatatatcaTCTGATGATActaaaaattttgttatGAAAACAAACCCAAGTTTTACTGCACCCACAATGAAAGAAAACaatataagaaataatatgagCAATTGTGAAAAGGCCCAGCTGATTATAAACAGTTTTCACACCAAAGTATCTTCCATTAATAAGaggtataataataatgaaaaaaatttaaacaaCAGATGGATATCTATAAATCGAAACGATAGTGGGAATATTTGTACTAGAAAAACTGATTTATgtaagaaatatattatcttCGATAATCAGGCTAAGATAGGAAAGAAAAATTTtctacatataaaaaataatttaacaaaatcgaaagaattaataaaaaaatgcagCAATCTTAGtgaaaaatcaaaaataaagatattaaATAGTCACataagaaatatttacaGATTAATAGagcttaaaaaaaaacgaaacaaaaataattttccccaagaaaaatgtagaatttgttcagaaaaaataaaggaaGGTAGTAATACTATTATCACTTCGATTACTAATTTGCCTAATGGGAATAAATCAGttaaatatagaaatgCTACGAGGGAAATTTCCCcaaaagatgaaaataacGAAGGAGATGTACTGACCACTCCAATAGTAGAAtcaatgaataaaaaaagtgaagTTGTAGCAAATGAAACCGAAGTAAAATATCAAAGCTCAAGTGAAAACATCATAACGGCAATTAGAAAAAACCACGATAAAACACTAcaattaaatattcaaaGCAATGATAATGAAATCAGATTATTAAAGTGTGACGAAAATATTATCTCACGTAGTAGGCAGAAACATTTAGAACCAAACGGCATAcaatgtaataatatatcatacatggataaaataattaccgaagataataataacaatgatAACATAATAGGATTAagtaatgatatatattctgaaaaaatggataatgaaaaaagtgATGCTAGTTTGACAGCTACAGAAAATAGTTATAACAATatagaaatgaaaaaatctAAAAGTTTCATAGAAAGCAAAAATAAAGTACGGGATAATGGCAATAGTTTTAACCGTATTAGCAATATTCTTAGTGTTCACAATAGAAGTAGTAATATATGTAGTATCCATAATATTGTATGTAAGTATCGATGTTGGAATCGACGCCCCTTCAATAGCAATATTCTCGATGGTAATAGCGCTCAAAACTTTGATTGGGTTACACTTTCATGTATCGAAAGCAATTCAAATAGCGTggttgaaaaaatatatagcaATCCAAGTGTTTCACATACAAATGTATTAGAAAATAACGAGACTTTGGAAACAGACGACTATAACAatgaagaatataaatacataaaaaaaatattcgaAAGTGAGGAGTATATAAACGTTAATAATTTGGCTTCCTTTTAtgagaaaaattattctaCTGAACAagcaaatgaaaaaattaaagaagaaaaagtAGATGCAGTATTTTGTGAGAAAGATAAAAACTGTTATGATggtaatatatttccacTTATTGAATTAAATGATCCTGTTCacagaaaaaataatgatgcTGATATTGTCAATGAGAAAATTGGAATGAAATGCGAAGACaatagtaataaatatacagaCAGTCCAGTTTGCAATGTAGTATTTAATTCATGTGATATTAGCTTAATGAATAATGAACTAAAAGATGATGGCATgcacaaaataatttcaaaTGATAATGAGCAAAAATGTgggtatataaatacattaaGTAATGTTGAAAATGTTAggaaaaatgaaatgaaatcaaaaaatatatgcaattCTAAAACAGAAGAAATATGTAATTCAACAAATgatagtaaaaataattcttcagaaaacataaaaattaaagtgttaaacaataataaaaattttctgAACAAAATCGGCATTACAAGGATGTCTGAGGAATGTAttaatcatatattaatacgggataatgaaaaaaggGAATATATAGAAGTTGAAGAAGAGgaaatagaaaattataatccCCACAAATTTATGGATCAAATACATTGCAAACTAGAAAACGAATTAGagaaagaaataaaatgggAAGAACATAATCTGGAAAATGAAAGTATCAACAATTTAGACAgtagtttttttattttaataaatccAAACAAAGATATAGAAAAAAGTACTactttattaaaaaaggaaacaaacatatatatggataaattagaaaacagagaaatgatatattttggCAATAGTAAGAATGAAGATCCTGAGCAAAGAATCGTTGTAAGCAATTTAGTAGACTCTGAATATAAAtctaaaataaatatagaaagAACAAGGGTAGCGAATGTTGgtgatatattttatagtgaagataatggaaaaaaaggaatgacaaaaataaaagaaaccaaaaatatatactcaAAAGAAatcaagaaaaaaaaaaaaaatgatttggctaaaaaaaacacatcGAAGATATCtgaaataaagaaaatcaATACGAATGGTGGAAAggaaaaaagtaaaattaagaaactgatcaaatatatatttgataataaaatgaagaaaaataaaaatgttttgggcaataataaaattcaaCCTAAAGTGGCAAATCAAAACATTGATGTTACAGACGGCGtaataaaagataaaaaatctCAAAATAAGAAAGATAGCGAAAATgtgcaaaaaaataaaaacaatgtGGGTTCTATTTTGAATGCACCAAGTTATTCCAATAAAAAAGGCatgggaaaaaataaaactaaaGGTAATAATGTAACAGAAAACAAAATACAAAAGTTTAAAAGACATATATTAGTAGAATTTGatcaaaaatatgaaaatatagaaaaaactAATAGATATATTGATAAATTGGAGAAAGATCGGCgtaatgaaatatataaaaacaatggGGGTAGATATTCTAAAAAAccaaatatgaaaaattataaccAAAATAATACTGCTCCTCTCATTCCGAGTTTTAGAAAAACTATAGGAACGGTATTATCCAATGACAAAGATAgcaaatattataatattcttagaaaaaataaaaatgtaaataatgaTTTACAAGCAgagatattaaaaaataaacaaaatataaagactgaatcaaataaaacacatgaattaaaaaattccaAGAGTACAGAAGATAGTTATAGAAACACTAGAaactttaaaaataaaaaaaacttgaataaagataaaaagataaaattaacaaatgTATCTGGTACATGTGCAACTGGGGAGTTTGAAAcgaaacaaataaaaaaacaaggaaatgaaatatttaaaacagATGCAGAGACTTCCaatgaaatgaaaaataatcataGACTTTTAGTAAATaagattaaaaaaaataaccaaaaaaatagtttgtGTAAAAATAGCattccaaaaaaaaatacatcaTCTAAATATTGGAATAAAgattatagaaaaaatttaaaactCAGAAAATCGGGAAATTTGAAAAAGCAAATTGATGATAATTTATCCAAAATGTTTtctaaaaatgtatttccAAAGGAAGAGAGGCGAAAAGATGATGCAAAGATATTTAACGGAAATAATTCAATGATTAAAAGCggaaatgaatataataaaaagattAAGGCTTTTAGTACatctttatataatgataataaaataggaAATAAGTATGaaactgaaaaaaaaaaaaaaaatactctTTTCGATTGTTTTAAGAAAATCGATGaaacaaaagaaaacaCAAATAACGAAagtaaagaaataaataaccaaaaaaatgtattaagTTGGGTTaccaaaaataataatgcgCTAATGAAATGTGAGACAACGAAAGAAATAGACAATGTGGTTGATGATAATTTATGCATTTCTAATACTAGGCATTCCATGGATAATAACAAGGAAAGTATTAAAATTGGTCAAAATAGCACTCTAAATGAattaaagaatatattaGGTTCGCtttataatgatataacATTTGTTAATGCGTTAAACTGTTTAAATACAAATGGgggagaaaaaaaaacagagaaaaaaacagaaaaaaaatacaattttgatgaaaatattacattAAGTAAATATCTAAACAGTCTTAATGAAGGatcaataaaatataataaagatcttaaaaaaaatacgaTGATGAGTACATTTATTAATctagaaaatgaaaaattggacaataaatataatttagaCACAACGAAAAAGGGGacacaaaaatatgatgGAATTAGCAAGTTggaaaaatggaaatatctaaaaaaagagaataATGAATCTAATtgtgtaataaaaaaaaaaaatggaaatactaattcaaaaaatggTGAAAGCAAAAAGTTGAAGAGCAAAATATTCGAGAAATATCCGCAGGAAAGACAAACTAGCCAAAATAAAGGAAAACAAATCTATCCATTtcttaaaagaaaaaatggaaaaaacaTCCAAACAGGTtgtgaaaatgataaaaaatatatcgaAGAAAAATGCAACAAAAGTTTAAACTCTCTAGAAGAAAGAAAACTATGTATTCAATacttaaataaaaatttaaaaaacaaaataaaaaaaatgaataaaaaaaatgttttaaatgATGGAATTGTAGATTATCGAATGGCAAAAACGGAAAAAACGGGAAAACGTGTTAAGGATAAAGAAATGTTGAGGAATGATAATGGGAATTGTATTGTGAGTATTGGTGAAACAAGTGAAGAAAATAAGgataaaagaaatagaaactatcaaattcaaaaaaaagaaaatcgACAAGGAAATATTATCTCAAATAAGCATTGCAATAGAAATACTAAAATATGTATGGATGATAATATTGGAGGAAATAAAAGAGAAGATAATTTCTTAAATTTGAATGGGgtttatgaaaatgatgacattggttattattattcacattttgagcaaatatttaaaaatgaaaagggggaagaaataaaaagaagaaaaatagaaaatgagAAAACAGATGAGAAAAATTACTCTGGATCTCATTGTAGTGATATAAAGGAGTTAgacaaaaatttaaataaaaatggaatgcGTATAAACAAGAATGGGAATAGAACAACTTTAAACGAAATGAATATAACAAGTGCACTAAAGTCTGtagataaagaaaatatcaATCCTTATCGATATATTTTTGGAGGTATAGAAACTAAACATGTAGATAACAACTTTTCGGAGCATTctcaaattattaaaatgaatgaaaaacaaaaaatcgtaaaaaaaaattttaatgagAAAGATTATATGCGTAAGCTAATTCCAGATATTAACCAGGATTGTAACAATGACAATAATAAGGAAAATATTAGTAGTGGCGctttaaatatagaaatatttatgagGAATTATGAACCTAACTATGTTGGTGAAGACTATGAAAATACGGGGGATAGCAGAAAATACGATCATGAGCATATTTATCATTCAGAGCAAAGGAAAGAAAAACCCAAACAATGGAACAACGAAAATGCAACTTCttcttataaaaaatcagATAAAGAATTGAATGAGGAAACAAAcatcaaaattataaataatcccaaagaaaatattttcgaAGGTTaccaaaataataatacaagaaatattttttctttatatccAAATAAATGGGaacaattttttgaaatacaTAATATGAGCCAATGGGATGAAGCAGAAAAGGAATTGGGGAATGAATCAacaaatgaagaaatagcaaaggaattaaataatttagttTTAAGACGAAATAATCAGGAGAGATGTATAGACGAAAATGTTCCGCAAATAGCAAATGATCAAACAGGGGTTATAGGGAATGATAACTTGGTAACTGGAATTAGCCAAAGTACAAATGTCAATAAaactataaataaatgcaaTCATGGTGAAAATGAAACATATTTGACTGGGGATATCAGTGAGTATGTAAAAGTCGGAAATTATGAAGTATATACAGAATCAACTTTAGGAGAAGATTTAGAAAATTCGATGGGGAATTCGGTGGATATTCCAAATAGATCTGAAATACTTCAAGTTGCTTTTTATGGAATACATGATAATATTCCtagaataataaatggaAACGATATACCAAGAAGGTATATAGATGATATTGGTGATAATTATTCTAAAGTTTTAAATGAATTGATAAATATCAATAATGATGTACccataaatgaaaatggtTCGTTTATAGATAATCCAtttaattatgaaaatcatagtaatgaaataaataacaatgaTAATACAACAATAAATGCTTATAATACACATGAAGAAAATTGTGTAGTAAATACTAAACAGTGTTATTACAATGGAGTAGCTATATTttag